In Prinia subflava isolate CZ2003 ecotype Zambia chromosome 8, Cam_Psub_1.2, whole genome shotgun sequence, the genomic window CGCACTGTGAGAGGCACTAAATGCATCAGATTCAGCTCTCAGTTTTctctccagcacagggaggaggcCTGAAGGAAAAcctgctttcctgggaagcagggagaCACCTTCCTGTGCAGGAAGCTGCTGTACCACCTCCCTAGCTGCCTCAAGCCATTAAGAGGTCAGCTCCACGCCGTTCAGATCCAGGTTACTTGGCACAGAACATCCCACCAGAGTGCAGCAGGACACAATTCCCTCAATCCTTCCCCTCTGGCTCAGCCTTTGAGCTGAGCTGGAGGtcagcaccagcacagagagGCCACCTAAGCTCCTCCAGTCATTTCTCCCTCCCTGACCTGCCTTCTTTGGGTCATCAGCATCTTCCAGGACAGAGAAATTGCTGCTCACCCTCTCTGGACAAGGACAGGCTTTGCTCAGGAAAGCTGGTAAGGAAGAAGAAACCAGAGGCTGTTTAAATGTGTCAATTCACCTttaatgtttgaaaaaaaaataaatggtatTTGAGCAATTGCAGTTATGAAGGGAACAGATCTTGCTCCACGAGAGACCGTGAACAGATTCACATTAGACTcatgcttggaaaaaaacaaacccaaaacattctccTTTCAGACCCGGAGTGGAATTCTGAAGAGACAAGACCACACGAGTGCCCCAGACAGTCCAAGGCACATTATCCCAGTGCAGACATTTCCATCGACATGAACTTATGACAGCTACATTCTTTCTAGTTACAACATTGTTCTATCCATAATACAAAATTAGGCATACTTTGGATTTTGCACAGAGACAAGAAGGACTTTTACTTCAGGAAGTCATCAACCTGGGTCACCAGTCATTTCACAAAGAACTCCCTTCACTCTGCCCTTTGCCCCCAGCAATGATTTATTCCCAACACCAATTTAATCTCAGAGACACAAGCTGGGCTCACCAGCCCAGTGGTATTGCCAATGCATTAGTCAGCAAACCAGTAATTAGTCATAACAAGCACCAGGGATTTTCTTGCCATCACACAGCGTTTCTGCACACCCAGATCAGAACTTCCTGCAGTGTAATCCCGAGTCAGTACGTACTAAGACAACATCACTGCTGAACCTATTGGAGACCAAGACATTTGTCTGCCTTTGAAGCAGATGTCACATGAGTTTCCTTCACACAAACATCACATGTAAATTTAACTTCTTGGTACTGTGCTTTAAGAACAAAAGCAGATATCAGAACATGGAGGACAATCCTCCGGAAATAGCTTATTagctacagaaaataaaataaaagaaaaaaagaaaaaaagagacagtgGCCACTTACAAGTCTTCCACACGACTAGCTTGCTTTAAGGAGAGCATCAAGTTAAGGCAGTGTTGAGACAACTGGCTACAAACATGCCGAATAGAGCTGTTGTCAGTAGTCACCAATTTGATATCCTACTCCATTGCGGGGCCGGGCCACGTGGCTTTAGACTCAGCACTGAGGTCTACAGACTTCAGCCACAGGATTGCTGCTTTCTGCAACAAGCAGGAACTCAGGGGCTGCTCTTGAAGCCTTCTAGACCAGGCTGAGTTGCTTACTCAAGTCTAGGTCAATGTTTCAGCTGAGCCAAAAGTACAGCGAAGGGCACTGAGCAAGAACACCGAGGGGTGCCAGCTGCAAGCCTGTATCACAGTCAAAGGTGGAGATCACCTTGGGTGTGGAAGCCACGTCACCCAGAGCCACCCCACCAGCTTTCAGGGAAGGTCTAGGACCTGCCCCGAGGGTACTGGGAGAGCCAGCTCTCTACAGTCTGCAGGGTGGGACAGAGGCTCACACTGGCTTTGCTCCTCTTTGCAAGATTAACAGTCTAACAGGACTCAGTAAGGAAGTCTGGGGCTTTTGGCCTGCCCAAAAAAGTTTTCCCAGCCTCAAAGAAGGAGTTACCAGTGAGGGAGCTGTTGTGgaatagttttatttcttcccaCGTAAAGGCCATTGTTTAAGCATTTACAGGTTTCCTAGTGCAATACAACCAAaaaaagcagtaacaaaaaaatGCCGCCTTCTTCCCAGGCAACTAAACAGAAGTAGATTTTTACTGCAACATATACACATTAAATATAGTATACAGTCCATGCAGCGGCATAGCCATGTTAGAGGGAGTCGTGGCTTCAGCCATCAGTGCATTACAGTCCAAATTTCAATCGCTCCTACTTCCTATCCAGACTTGAAGAGAAGAATTGCAACCTGACCCAAGTAAAAATAGATGAAGTGCTTTGTCTCGTGTGTTACATAGCTGCCAAAGTTTCTGCCAACAATGCAATGCCAAGTTGGGTTGTATTTCTTGTCAAATtcctgaagaaagagaagagaggcaTTAAGGCCAAGAAAGCCCACATGAAAATAGTTCTAAGCACAAATTCTGAGCTGGTTCTGTTCACACACTATCGCCTCTCCTCCCACCTACAGCATCTTGAGATACCCCACTGCAAGACACTATTAAATTAAGCAACCAAACCTCTGCACTGGATTGTTTGAAGGATTCAACACAAGCAAAACATCTTCTGAGCCTTGGCGTGCCATCAGCCCTGGGCAGGAAGAGCAGACACAAGAGCTCTCCTTGGTACAGCCTTGTGTGTAGACTAACCAGGGGAACAATTCTCCTCTCCCATTCCAAACCCActcacaaaaaacaaaaaaaagttttggcATGTCTGCTCCAGCAAGGCATCTGAGCTTAAAGGTCACCtaaaagaaggaaggaggaaaagcctGGCTTCTGCTATTTGGGACTCTTGtgcacaaagggaagaaaatccaCGTTGAAAATAAGCAGGCAGATTCACAGGCCAGAGAGCACAGAGACCCAAGAGGTCAGAGGTGAGCAAGCTGAATGCTGGCTCAGTAGTCTTCTCCTGCTTAGCAGGCAGGATATGGTTAAAGACTATTTTCCTCCCTCTAATTAACACATTACTCCCAAGAACACCCTTCCCTCTCCTGAGACAGAGCCAGAAGAACAGACTCAACATCCAAGATTAAAGCCAGTTTTAGTTCTCAGACGGCAGAAGAGTTTGAGCTCTTTGCAGGTAACCTTTGAAGTAAGGAAAAGGCTTTCTTGCCAGGGCACGAAGGTGCATCAAATTGCTTCCCTCCTCCCAACACACTCTCACAAAATAAAGGCCAAGTTCTTTTTGGATGCCTTCTCTTGCACTCCCTCACTTTACAGGCTGCATTGCCCCGAGCACTTAGAGCTAAGTCATGCCTCAAAGTGATCTGAGAAGTCAGGAGACACCTTTGAATCCTCTGCCTTCAAGCTTAGATTACAAGCAAGGCCCAAACACCAGCCCAGGTGCCAGGACTTCACTGCCTCTGAAGTAAAACTTCCCTCCTCCAATAGCACCTTGCCTGACCAttgtgagaagctgctacagGGGGAACCAACAGCTCCCCAGGTGCCATCAAGCATGAGACTCAATTAACAGGAGAGAACCCCTTcaccagccagggcagctgctcgCACTGTTTCTAATGCAGCAGcttccacagccccagcagccagcacaagGCCCATCCCAGAACCACACATGCACTGCTGCCCACCAAATGAAACATGGGGGTGCTCCCACCTGCACTGGTGCTGCAGGTCTGTGGCACAAGTCCTAAGCAGAGGCAGccaccagcccttcccaggctggCAAATCCTGAGGGACGGCACTTGCAGTTTGCTCAGAGCTTGCCAGAGCTCTGCCATAGCCCTCCCCTGACCTTGGAGAAGTCACTCCATCCTCTTGAAAACAGCAGTAAAGCATCCAAGAAGCCAAGCATCTTCTCCCTCCCAGCACGCAAGCATGAAGCCTCAGCCACTCAGCTCCTGACAGACTCGGGAGCTTTGGGAAgttgcagccagcacagcaccctCATCCCGGAGTTACCTTCTTGATATATGCTGCAATGTCCTTTTCTATGTTGTACTTCTCCATGGCCTGTGTAGCACAGTCTACAGCATCCTGCTGCATGTCCTCGGACATGTCCGCATTCTTGATCACAGCCTTCCTGTCAGACATGGTGAACCTAAGGCAGAACATAGATTCCTTTAATCCCTTCCCAAACAGGAGACGCCTCCCGTGCATCAGAGGTTGTCCTTTCCGTGCAGGCTGCGTCACAAGGCGACACCACACACCCCTGCTATGGCCACAGTGAGTTTATCGGGGCTGctacagcagccccaggccaAGGTGCCCCTTTTACAGCCGGAGCACCAGCACTGGCTGGAGGTTAGATCAGAGGTAGCCCAGCATCACCACCTGCATTAACCACACGCAGGAAAAGCTTATGTGTGGGAGGAGACGGATCTGCAGAGAGCCACAGCCCTCCTGCACATCAGCAGGCTACAGCCAAGTTTGCCTTCCAGGTGTACCAGTGTTTTGGCACATCCTCTGCTTAGAGCCTTGCAAGCAACAGATCCCAGACTGTCTTTCACGAGCACAGAGGCTCAGGAAGCACATTCAGAGCAGCAATGCTTTTATTCTACCCCATCGCAGGTGTCACAGTTCCTGCTGCTAGTTTAGCCTGGAAGGAGCATTGTTCCACATTCAGCCATCATCACACCCTcacttccctgctgctctgccatgaAACCCAGCCTTCAGCTGTTCCCACGGGACAGAGCCAGAAGCAGGTTAACACCACACTGCAGCCTGGAAACAGGGCAAGGGAAGCAGGTCCCACCACAGCAACAGAGCTTGGCAAAgctctccttttcctgtcccctcctcaccTGGGAACCACAGCAGATGCCAAAACCAGCATGTTACTGCAGTCCAGGACTTGTTCTGGAGTGAGGCGTGCAGCCTCCTTTGCTCTCAAAATTAAACCCCTTTGTACCAGCCGCTGCAGCCATTAGATCTGACACGGCCTTTCCAGGGAGGTGTTCAGCACTGGGAACTTTCCAGCATAGTTCATATTATCCCAGAAAACTTGACTTCATGATCCCAACACTGCAGTCTTtatttcagcctggagaaggcccACCATGAAGGCCTGCTCTGGGCACCACAGCCCTCGTTCCCATTCCCTACTCGAGGCCTGGGGAGGCAAATGTTACCTGGGGATCCAGGTGACTGCACCAAGCAGGACCACAGGTGCTTACCTTGCAGCAGCTCTTACCCCAGCACATTAAAACTTTGTGGGAATAAGCTTCCTAAAGGCAAGGAGTGCCTCCAATTAAGTCTGCAAAGCACCATTAAGTTTCTTAAATCCCTTTACAGCACTGTAAATCTTGAGTGATACTACAAGTGTGTTTTGAAACAGTGAAAGTACACATTTTTAGCTCTGCTGTGgagtgaaaaaaatctgctgcaaTGATCACTTCCTGGAAGAGCCCCAGAAAACTGAAGGAGTAGCTTTGTTACAGCAATTAAAGGAGCTTGCTACCCAGAGAGAAAGAGAATCCGGTTACATAATTGCAGCCCTCTGATTACAATACTTCAATTTTTCCCTGTGCCTCCACTTGAAGACTTCTATTGCCACCTTAATTTATACAGTTTAGATATAGTGTTTAATAGAGAACTgctattaacacacactaacAGCATTGGAGGAATGACAGGAACTGAGCTCCACTGCCAACAGAGAGCACATGCCCCTATCACAGCCCTGGAAAAGGCACTTCCCAGCAGTTTGCTCCTTTCCATGCTGTGGTTTCAGCCGGTGGGGGTTTGCCTGCAGCCCAGAAGCCAAGGGAGGAGAAGACACAGCTTGGGACAGCCCAAACTGCCTGTAGATTTGGATTCACCATAGAGAAATCCTTTGGTAAAGTCTTCTAGGTGTCCAGTCCgcaggaagcagcagaaatccacttgtgggtcactcttccaaAAAACCTTTATTAGGGAAAGAGAGCAAGCAagccctcacacacagcaggcCTGCACACacctgtgctgctcacagagtTCAGAGGGCACCTGCCATTGCATAAGCAGCCACAGAGTGACCTGCAAAAGGCACCTTCCCCTCCTCATTGTTTAGGCGAGGAGCATCCCAGTGCAGGCCTGTGCTGCTGCGGGCGACAGcgccagaggaaaaaatgatCATCCTTCAGAAGGGCTGCACGAGCTGGCCAGGAGgccttccccagcacagcaccctcccctgcactgctccagggCACAGCATCCCCCATGGCCAAccacagcaggggcaggcagcGGCTGTGCTGCCTCACCTGCCACAGGAATGTCACACTCTGCACGCACCTGAACACCacagagcagggccccatctCTGCTCGTTCCCTGGGGGAGTTCAAGGGCCATCCCTCCCCACgaggcagcccagcagcaccacagacaCACCATAACCCTAAACCACAAGATCACAGGTGGCTCTCGGAGTCTTGCCACCCAATCTGGCCCTCTTTAAGGAAAACCACAAAGCCCCAGCACCCATCTCAGGGCAAGATGGGCCTAGGAAGGGGTAACATTACAGTTCCAGCAGCCACCCCTTTCCCCCAAGGGCAGGATGTGGTCTGTGAGGAGGAAgaccacagccccagctgccacTCCAGGGCAGTATGAGGGCTTGGGAAGGAAAGTGGGCCCAAGGCAGCACCCAACCCTTTTCTTATCAGGGTAGGATAAGGTCTTAAAACGAGCATGAGTCCCACTCCCAGTACTCCAGCAGGACAAGCTGGGGCTTTGGGAAGAGCATGAGACATAAGACCCCTGGTAACCACTCTTTCCCTCTCCGGGCAAGACAGAACCCTAGAAATGAGATTGGGCTGAAGCCCagcatccaccacctcccccaCGAGGACAGCATGGATCGCGAGGATGGGAGCACCCATCTCTTCCCCACCAGGCCAGCACAGGTCGCACGGCTCGCAACGGGGCCGAAGCCCAGCACCCACCACTCCACCACCAGAGCAGCATGGATTTCGCGACTGGGGACGGGCCCCAAGCCCTGCACAAACCGCATCCACCACCTTGGCCGAAAAGGGCCCTGGGAGGGGGTGCGGCACAGCCCCGTTCCCCGCAGGGCTCCCGGGAGCCGGAGCTCTGCGTGACCTTCACGGGGGGAGGGAGCTCCGGGGGCGCCCGAGGCCGCGGTGACCTTGCCTGGAGCGGGACCGGCTCCGCAGCGGCGCGGACCCCTAGGGAGGGGCGGGCTCCGATCGCTCCCCAAGGGCCGGTCGCACCCGGCCACGGCAGCGACCTCCGCCCTCGGGGCGGCCCCGACGCCACCCCGCACACGGAGCGACCGGTACCGGACGAGGCTTGGAGACCCCCGGCCCAGCAAAGACATCGCTCACCTTCACAGTGACAGGGCCACCCCAAGAGGGCGAGGCACGGCAccgaggaggagaaggaggtgcGAGGAGGCCCGGCCGCGCTGCCTCagcccgctccgctccgctcggCGCCCCGCGCGCTCTGCGCCCCGGCGCCGCGCCGCGCTCAAATACCGCCCCGCCCGCTGCGGCGCGCGGGCCGCCGCCACCCCATTggccgcgccgccccgcgcgCCGCGAGCCCATTGGCTACGGTGCGGCGCGgcccgccgcgcccggcccgTCCGCCCGCGCTGTTCTGCCTACATCCTGTTTCATCCCACAATGCCGCGGGGCGGCGCGCGGCGGGGagaggcggggccgggggggcgggggccgtgaggggccgtgaggggccggggccggtgTGAGGGACCTGTGGTACCCCGGGGGCTCGGCACCTTCGGCTTCGATCCCCGGGGGAACAGCCTGATTCCCTGGAGCGCCTGATCCCTAGAGGGACCTCTGTTATCCTAGGGGTCATGATTGCTCTGCGGACGTCCTCTTCTGCCTTGGGGATCCCGATCCTCAGAGGGAGCTTGAATCCTAAGAGGAACTCACTGGGTTGGGTCACACACCAGAGCGTTCTCGGTCAGAGGGCTCAACCAGAGTCAAATCCAGTCCTGTGTTGGTGATGAGTTGTATCTTTGCACCTCAGGGGCACCTTTCACCTGAGATCTCCAACCTGTGATGGTCATGGATCTCCTGAGCCTTGAGATGTCCCACAGTGGCACATATTTACAGCTGAAAGGCATGAAAGCGAGAAGAGGGATTTGTGAAGGGTCCCTGAGGCTGTTAGCATCCCATTTGGGACAGGTTCCCTGGAGCTGGACGACATACCCCAAATGTCCAGGATTTCAGGTCAAGACAGGCAGGTGCTCAGTGTCCCACACAGGATTCAGCATCTCCCCAGACACATTTTCCCCTAATGAACACATAAAAAGTGTTCCAGTGTTTCTTGGGATTTTAGTATAGGGAGCAAAGTGTGGGCAATGCACAACAAAGTCTGGGGAATGACCAGCTTTCACTAAACTGTGCCAGCCCCACATCCTGTGGGAGTCACCTCTTTTTCCCTGGGATGTCTCAGGGCGTCCTGCCAGGTCCTCTTCCTGCCAGCCTTGTTTTGTGTGGGAAAGCTGATAAAATCCCAAACCTGGGTACTGCGCTGCCgagagctgtccctgcacacccaGAGGCTGGAGGCCACATGTGGCTGACTGAGCTGCTTCACCATACATTCACCCCGAGAACACGCTGTGTTCCACAGACACGTGAAAGCCAAGGGGGCTTTGTTCACTCACCTTTCATGAGCTCTCAGGATGCTGTGCCGGGGCCGGCAGTGAGGAATCACCAGGCCAGCAGGACCTTGGCACACAGGTGTGACCTCGGTGCTTTGCACACTTGGCTTTCCTGCACAGGGGTCCTCAAACACAGGCGTGACCCTGGCGCTTCAGACACTTGTCTGTCCCACACGGGGCTCCTGCCCTCGATAGCCGTGCTCCAGGCACACGCCTGCCCCCCCGGCTGCCCCCACACGCCCGTCTGCCGGGCTGGCCGCCAGCCAGCTCCTGTTTTGGTTGCTCCATTTCACTCGAGCAGCAGTGCCAAGAAGTCCTTTGCAGAAGCTACCTGAAGAAAAgcccagcaaaacaaaaaatcctgatTCCTATGCTGTCCCCATTACCACACTGCAGTGCCCTAACAGTAACGAGAGGGAGACAGCACTGCCCGGGCTCAGCTGCCTCTTAACAAGACCAGTTTTAATTGCCTGCATAACGCTGAGAACCAAAAAACCATTCCATGTCCTGAAACCTCCCCGATTTGATTGCTGAATGAAGACAAGCTTACAGCTGGTAAGAGCACCCAGGAGACAGGCTGGGTTCACTCCATGAGCCAGCAGCCAGGAATGGGCCGATCCTGTTTGCTAATGAAATGGATATTTCCCAGTGTGACCTTTGTAGCCTCCGATATACTGGTCAAAACTCCAACAgccaataaaatatttactgttccTTAATAGGTCCAGACTTGAGCTCCTGCTCTAAGAGAGAAgtcagcagcagaaaatcaaGTGAGGATGAATGAACACTGCAGTGCCCAGTGCCCGGCACTGAGGTTGTAGGAGCACAAGGAGGGGACAAGGCCATGCCCGGGCAGGTGACACCGCCTTGGCCTGCTTGTCCAGAGCGGGCCAGCCCCTCAGGccgtgctgcagagcagccgAGCCGGCTGTCCCCACACGGCTCCCGGAGCGCCTGCCCACGAGGGCAGCCGGCTCCGCTCAGGTTCGCTGCACCACGCTTGGCTGGGCTATTTATAGCTGTGCCGAGTCTCTGTTGAGGCAGCAGATCTGAGCCGTGTGGATCTGGTTTATGAGCTTTCCAGACCGGCGGCGCAGAGCCTTGGAACGGAGCCGCCGTTCGCGTCGGGGAGGTttgtgctctgctctcagcGCTGAGCTGAGGCAGGGCAGCTGATGGGGCTCGGCAGGTTTTAaagccagaggcagcagctgagcgATGCTTATCCTGTCAGTCCCACACAGTGGGAGCCCCTGGCTTTCCCAGCAGGGCTCCCATCACAGAATactctgagttggaagagacccactTGCACTTGTCTCTCTCCTGTCCTGGAGAAGCCTGTGGGCACCttcagcccagggcaggaggcagctgcccTGAGGAGCAAAGGGATAAGGTATCAAAGAGTGGCCCTGAACCCAAATGATGACACTCCACAGGCTCCAGAgctggctccagagctggcagctgctgctatAATCCCGGTGTAACCCTATCCCAGTTACATCCTGCCTCCTCCCAAAGCATCTGCAGcaagaggaagcagcagagccctgctcctgcctggctcagtCCTGCTCCTTGCACTGGAAGGAGTGTGGCCTTGACAAGAAGGTGTTTGGAGGATTGATGGAGGGACATGCATTCCTGAAGAGTGACAAAAGGCATTTGTTTATAAATTCCTCTGAGTGGACTATATAAAGCACTTCACAGAGATTCACAGGAAAAGGGCCTGGCGTGAGAAGCAGTTTGCCATCTAAGgctgtgctcctcctgccctgtggcCACATGCTTCCCCTGGGATGTGTTTCCAATCCCAGGCgattacaaataaaaaacctcAGACTTTGTGCCCATCTGCCACAAGAAATGCAGAGGTCTGAGATCGAAATGCAAGGCTGACAGTGTGAATGTGGCTGCAGCATTCCTTCCACTAGCTCTACTTCCACGCTGTACCTCTGCAGAAACATCCTCCATGGgaaatttttgttctttaaccTAAACTCACTTTGTTATGACTCAGCCCATTatttctgctctgccctgccatggACGTGGCACACTGACTTATTTTATAGCACAGATCCAAAGCAGACAATGGCTGAAATGTCACCTTcatctcctgtccctgcaggaattccttccctctctccttctcccacATGTCTCCTGaacctctgctcccctcctttCTCTAGGCTCCACCATCAGTCACTCTCTTTGCCAATAATcaataaaaacaacagcagcagtaaaGCACCTTCTATTAATTCCCCTCTGGAGTGGAATGGAGGGTGTGGgcaccctggagcagggctgctgctccatcccaagGGGGCTTTGGCTCCTTCATCATATCCACAAAAGCCCTTGCTCATGGCTGCAGCCCCccaccagctggagctgggtccctccctggcagagcctcccagggctgcccaaTGTGTTATTTTTTACCAGGAGTCAATTGTTTTGGCAAGTGTTTTGCAAAGCACATTCCGGAGGGTTTGCTCTCCATCCTGGGCTGCTTTGATCAATCTTGTTTGCAAAGCAGTTTCCAGCGCCCTGGTTAATGTACGTTATTATCTCCCCGAATCCCTGCTATTGAACCTGGATAAATCCcgtggaaaaagaaaaagccctaCAAAAGGAAAGGCTCTAAAACCTCCCGCGGGAGCTGCCACCGCTGACATGGAGGGTTTGGACACCGTGAGTGGTCCTTTAACAGCAAGAGCAGCCCCAAGTCCCCTGATTATTGCCCGATCTGCAAAGGCTTTCATCTCAACGTGAGACCAGAGTGCAGGAACACCAGACCTGGGACTGTACCCCAGGTTTCCCAGCGGGGAGAGTGTGCCTCCCTGTAGCTGCTGTGGAAGCAGCCGGGCAGTGGGTGCAGAGGatgaggtgtccctgcccaaggagGAATGTTCCTCTGTAGGACGAGATCCCACACTTCCAGCAGCATCACACACCGGGGTTCTGAAACCCCAAAGCCAGCACGGcctttccctggctgcagcatgCAGGGAGCCATCACTCCCCGCTCCCTGGGTCTgtcctggagcagaggcagctgcagcgTGGCACCACggcagggcagcctgggcttATCTCCAAGGCAAACG contains:
- the DYNLL2 gene encoding dynein light chain 2, cytoplasmic isoform X2 translates to MSDRKAVIKNADMSEDMQQDAVDCATQAMEKYNIEKDIAAYIKKEFDKKYNPTWHCIVGRNFGSYVTHETKHFIYFYLGQVAILLFKSG
- the DYNLL2 gene encoding dynein light chain 2, cytoplasmic isoform X1 codes for the protein MFCLRFTMSDRKAVIKNADMSEDMQQDAVDCATQAMEKYNIEKDIAAYIKKEFDKKYNPTWHCIVGRNFGSYVTHETKHFIYFYLGQVAILLFKSG